The following DNA comes from Streptomyces globosus.
ATCTGATCGTTATCCGGATTTGAGCGTTGTCAGAGGGTTTCGACGAGGGTCTCCTGGAGCCCGCCGAGCCACAGGTAGGCCATCACCATCGGCTTGCGCGGATCGTCGTCCGGCAGCCGGAACAGCGCCGCGCTCTCGTCGTCCTCGGCGATCTCCAGGCGGGCCGCGATCGTCAGCCGCAGGTCGTTGAGCGCGCCGAGCCAGCGCAGCGGCTGCTCCCCGGTCAGCTCCAGCCGGGACGCCTCCCCGCCGCCGGCCGCGGCGAGCCCGTCCAGGCTGCGGACGACGGCCAGTGCATCCTCGCGCTTGCGCGCGCGCAGGTCGTTCTCGGTGTAGCGGCGGAACTCCGCCGACCAGTCGTCCAGCCGGGCCCGGTCCGCGCCCTCCGGGGTGCCGGGGCCGCCGTACGCGTCGGGGAAGAGGCGGGCCAGCGCGGGGTCGGCGGGCCGCTCCGTGGGCCCCTGGCCCGCCTCGGCGAACAGCACGGCGAGCGGATCGGCGTCCGCGTCCGGCTCGGGGGCGCCCGGCCCGATCAGCTCCAGGAGCTGGACGGCCAGGGAGCGCAGGATGGAGACCTCGATCTCGTCCAGCGCGATGGCGGCTCCGCCGCCCTTGAGGGGCTCGAACATGCCCGCGGTCCGCCCCATCAGATCCGGTCCTGGGAGAGGGTCGCCCAGAGGCCGTAGCCGTGCATGGCCTGCACGTCGCGCTCCATTTCCTCGCGGGTGCCGCTGGAGACGACGGCCCGCCCCTTGTGGTGGACGTCGAGCATCAGCTTGTGCGCCTTGTCCTTCGGGTAGCCGAAGTACGCCTGGAACACGTACGTCACGTAGCTCATGAGGTTGACGGGGTCGTTGTGCACCAGGGTCACCCATGGGACGTCGGGTTCGGGGACCGCGGATACCTCTTCGGCGGACTCGGTGCGTTCGATCTCAATGGGAGCAACACTCACCCGTCCCATGCTGCCACTGTGACGGGCCCGTCGCACAAACAGGCCCCCACATTTCGTCACTCTGACGAAATGTGCGCTAGCATCCCTGCCATGAACCCTGCGGACCTGGGCCTGCCGGTGGACGTGCCGTCGACAGCGCTCTTCACGGACCATTACGAGCTCACGATGCTGCAGGCCGCCCTGGCGAACGGCACCGCCGACCGCCGCTCGGTCTTCGAGGTCTTCACCCGGCGCCTGCCCGAAGGACGCCGCTACGGAGTCGTCGCCGGCACCGGCCGCGTCCTCGACGCGGTCGAGAACTTCCGCTTCGACAGCGCCGTCCTCGAATTCCTGCGCGAACGCGCCGTCGTCGACATGCGCACCCTCGACTGGCTCTCCTCCTACCGCTTCTCCGGCGACATCTGGGGCTACCCCGAGGGCGAGGTGTACTTCCCCGGCTCGCCGGTCATGCGCGTCGAGGGCAGCTTCGCCGAATGCGTGCTGTTGGAGACCGTCATCCTGTCGATCCTCAACCACGACTCGGCGATCGCCGCCGCCGCCTCCCGGATGGCCTCCGCCGCCGGCGGCCGCCCCCTCATCGAGATGGGCGCCCGGCGCACCCACGAGCTCGCCGCCGTCGCCGCCTCGCGCGCCGCGTACGTCGGCGGCTTCACCTCCACCTCCGACCTCGCCGCCGGATTCCGCTACGGGATCCCCACCGTCGGCACCTCCGCCCACGCCTTCACCCTGCTCCACGACACCGAGCGCGACGCCTTCACCGCGCAGGTCGCCTCCCTCGGCAGCGGCACCACCCTGCTGGTGGACACGTACGACGTGGCCGAAGCCGTCCGCACCGCCGTCGAGGTCGCCGGCACCGGGCTCGGCGCCGTCCGCATCGACTCCGGCGACCTGCTCCTCGTCGCCCACCGCGTGCGGCAGCAGCTCGACGAGCTCGGCGCGGAGCAGACCCGGATCGTCGTCACCTCCGACCTCGACGAGTACGCCATCGCCTCGCTCGCCGCCGCGCCGGTGGACGCGTACGGGGTCGGGACGCAGCTCGTCACCGGCAGCGGGCACCCCACCTGCTCCATGGTCTACAAGCTCGTCGCGCGCGCCGAGTCCGCCGACCCGAAGGCGCCGCTCGTGCCGGTCGCGAAGAAGTCCGCGAGCGGGAAGACGTCCCTCGGGGGCCGGAAGTGGGCCGCGCGGCGGCTGGACGCGGACGGGGTCGCGGAGGCGGAGGTCGTCGGGACCGGGGCCGTGCCGGCCGCGCTGGCCGGGCAGCAGTTGCTGGCACCGCTCGTGAAGGGCGGGGAGGTCGTCGCGCGGGAGCCGCTCGACGCCGCGCGGGAGCGGCACGTGCGGGCCCGGGGCGGTCTGCCGCTGTCCGCGACGCAGCTGTCGCGCGGCGAGGCCGTCATCCCGACCGAGTACGTCTGACCCCGGCCCGGGGCCCCGGCCGCCGCGACCCCCGCGCCGCAGACGCCGGCGGGGCGGGATCCACAAACCCCGGCGGGGCTGCATTGTGTGGCGCCGGACGGGGGAAGAGCCCCCGTGCAGGGGCCCGCCGCAGCACACCGACACAAGCCGAAGGGCATGCGACATGCACCGCGCACTGATCGTCGTCGACGTACAGAACGACTTCTGCGAAGGCGGCAGCCTCGCGGTCGCCGGCGGGGCCGAGGTGGCCGCCGCCGTCACCGAGCTGATCGGCCAGTCCACCGCCGTGTACCGGCACGTCGTCGCCACCCGCGACCACCACGTCGACCCGGGCGCCCACTTCGCCGCGCCGCCCGCCGAGCCGGACTACGAGACCTCCTGGCCCGTGCACTGCGTCGCCGGGACCGAGGGGGTCGGGTTCCACCCGAACTTCGCGCCCGCCGTCGCCTCCGGGGCCGTCGCCGCCGTGTTCAGCAAGGGCGCGCACGAGGCCGCCTACAGCGGCTTCGAGGGCGCCGACGAGAACGGCACCCCGCTCGCCGACTGGCTGCGCGAGCGCGAGGTCGGCGAGGTCGACGTCGTCGGCATCGCCACCGACCACTGCGTCCGCGCCACCGCGCTGGACGCCGCCCGCGCCGGCCTGCGCACCCGCGTCCTGCTCGACCTCACGGCGGGCGTGGCCCCGCACACCACGGAGCGGGCCCTGGAGGAGCTCCGGAAGGCGGGAGTGGAACTCATCGGCACGCCCGTCGTGCGGGGCGCCTGAAGGCCCTGTGCCGCCGCTCAGGCCCCGCGCAGCAGGGCGCGTATCGGACGCCACAGGTCGCCGCGGTCCGGGAGGGCCCGCCACAGCAGCCCGTCCGGGTGGTGCAGGACCGCGGTGACCTCGTCCGGAGTCGGCGGCTCCGTGTTGCCCCGCAGGTACACGGCGCGCATGCCGAGGTTGCGCAGCCTGGTCAGGGCGCGGGCCCGGTTCGCGGCGTGGACCAGGACCCGGACGGGCCCGGCCTCGCCGTTCCCGGCGGGTCGCGGCAGGGTCAGCGCCACGACGACGCTTCCGTTCGGGAGCCTGGTGAAACCTCCTGCGGGCATGCGCTGCGTCTCCCCCGTCAGCTGGGCGTCGGTGCGGTGGTCGTTCCGCATCAAACCGCGATCGGCCGCCGCCCGCTAGTGGGCGACGGCCGATCATGGCGTGACCTGCTGTTTTACCGGATCACTACTTGGAGGGGCCGACCTCGATCGTCATCTGGAGACCGTCGTAGGTCTCCCGCTTGATCTTGATCTTGGTGTTGGTGTCGGACACCTTCACCGAGCCGGTCGGGTTCTCGTCGTAGTAGTACTTGCCCTTGTGGTCGTCGAAGACCATGTTCGCCCGCTTGGGCTTCAGGAAGAGCGACTCGCCGTTCTTGTGCAGCGTGAACGCGTCCGTGGAGTACGCGCTGAAGGTCGCGTCGTACGGCTGGATCTTGTTGCGCAGCAGCGTGCCGTCCGACCACTTCATCGGCTTGGCGTTGGCGTCGATCGGCAGGATCAGGCCCTGGCCGGGGTGCTGGCTGGTGTTGTTGTCCTTCTGGGAGGTGTCCCAGAGCCAGATCAGCAGGCCGTCCTGGTACGGGTAGTGCTCGACCCAGTTCGGGCGGGTGT
Coding sequences within:
- the clpS gene encoding ATP-dependent Clp protease adapter ClpS, with amino-acid sequence MGRVSVAPIEIERTESAEEVSAVPEPDVPWVTLVHNDPVNLMSYVTYVFQAYFGYPKDKAHKLMLDVHHKGRAVVSSGTREEMERDVQAMHGYGLWATLSQDRI
- a CDS encoding DUF2017 domain-containing protein, producing MGRTAGMFEPLKGGGAAIALDEIEVSILRSLAVQLLELIGPGAPEPDADADPLAVLFAEAGQGPTERPADPALARLFPDAYGGPGTPEGADRARLDDWSAEFRRYTENDLRARKREDALAVVRSLDGLAAAGGGEASRLELTGEQPLRWLGALNDLRLTIAARLEIAEDDESAALFRLPDDDPRKPMVMAYLWLGGLQETLVETL
- a CDS encoding isochorismatase family protein; this encodes MHRALIVVDVQNDFCEGGSLAVAGGAEVAAAVTELIGQSTAVYRHVVATRDHHVDPGAHFAAPPAEPDYETSWPVHCVAGTEGVGFHPNFAPAVASGAVAAVFSKGAHEAAYSGFEGADENGTPLADWLREREVGEVDVVGIATDHCVRATALDAARAGLRTRVLLDLTAGVAPHTTERALEELRKAGVELIGTPVVRGA
- a CDS encoding nicotinate phosphoribosyltransferase — translated: MNPADLGLPVDVPSTALFTDHYELTMLQAALANGTADRRSVFEVFTRRLPEGRRYGVVAGTGRVLDAVENFRFDSAVLEFLRERAVVDMRTLDWLSSYRFSGDIWGYPEGEVYFPGSPVMRVEGSFAECVLLETVILSILNHDSAIAAAASRMASAAGGRPLIEMGARRTHELAAVAASRAAYVGGFTSTSDLAAGFRYGIPTVGTSAHAFTLLHDTERDAFTAQVASLGSGTTLLVDTYDVAEAVRTAVEVAGTGLGAVRIDSGDLLLVAHRVRQQLDELGAEQTRIVVTSDLDEYAIASLAAAPVDAYGVGTQLVTGSGHPTCSMVYKLVARAESADPKAPLVPVAKKSASGKTSLGGRKWAARRLDADGVAEAEVVGTGAVPAALAGQQLLAPLVKGGEVVAREPLDAARERHVRARGGLPLSATQLSRGEAVIPTEYV